A region of the Terriglobia bacterium genome:
GTCTTCGGATACGTCCGGTACCACAGTGAATTCGTCCCGCTGATCGCCGCTGGCAATCCGTACCTCGGCCCCAAAAGATCGATCGCTCCAGCCTCGCCGTAATTCCCCACCATTATTCCCGTTCGTGACCGTTCGTCCGCCGGAATCGACTCATACACGTGCGCGACGGTCTGCACGAGATCCGTCCAGCCGATCTCTTCAACGTAGTTCTGTTGCACCTTCGCTGTCGCTTTGAAAATTGCCGAGTTCACCGGCGCAATGGGCGTGAAAAGCGCGAATGTCAGAACGGACCCAGCCGCTACGAATAACCACGTCACTGCCTGGATCCCAACATTCACCCCTCGTGAACGCGTCCACACCCACCGCTCCCACAGAACTGCTCCAGCCGCCAGCACCATCGGATACAGCGGCCCCAGGTAATACGAGCGCGCCCGCGCAATCACAAACAAAATCAGAGTCCCGAGGAACATCCACCCGAGCGGGCGATATTTCCGGCCGTTCGTGAAATAGAACCACAGCCCCATGAACACCAGCGGAAGCATCAGGATATTGGTGCAAACAAACGTTTGCTCCGGCAGGAACCCCTTCGTCCGTCCCCACCTTATATCCCGTGCATGAATGTATTTCAGGAAGGTCAGAGTAATGAAGTCGTGCTGCACCTGCCAGATCAGGTTCGGCAGGAAAATCAGAAGCGAGAGCACGACGCCAATCAATAGCCACCGATTCAGCAGCAACCGCCGTGCCGGAGTCAAAAGGACACCAACCGCAAGTCCCACGACGAAGAACGCCATCGTGTACTTGTTCATCATTCCCAGCCCGATCACCGCGCCGATCGCAACCCACCAGCGCGGATCTTGGGAATTCAGCAACCGGACGACGCAGTAAGTGAGCAGAACCCCGAACAGGTAGTCGAACGAAACGTACTGCAATACATTTGTCTCGATGGAAACGATGGGCACCATCGAGACCGCGACTGCCGTGAGCACTTGCGCTTTCCGTCCGCCGCCCAGCTCGCGGGCGATCAGCCCGCTTACAAACACAACCAGCGCCAGCGCCAGCGTCGGAACCACGCGCACTGCAAATGTCGAAACCCCGAAGAGCGCCATCTCCAGCCGCCCGATTGCGGGCGCAAACGGTGGATATGCGACAAATCCCCACGCCATGTGTCGCGCGTCATCCAGCGTAGCCAGTTCGTCGCGGTGAAAACCGTAAGCACTGTTGGTCGCGAAGTGCGCGATAACAAACAGAACAGCGATCAGAAACAGAATGCCCTCATCGGATCGCAACCACTTCTCCACCCTCATGAAACTCCTTACGATTTGCTTCGCAGAATAGTCCCGCCCCGTCCGTCGGTGCCCCACGTCTGCCAAGCGGTGCCCCCACATCTGCGCGCATTTCGCAGATGCGGGTCTTTCTTCCCCAACATCAACTCACTTTATCCCCGCCCACTTCTCGATTACTCCAATCGTCGCCGCATAATCGAGGTCCTTCCACCCTTCCGCTACACTCGCCTCGTACACCTCTTCCACCTTTTCCAACCCGGGCAGTCTCACCCCCGCCGTTTCAGCCGCGTCGAGCATGATATGAATGTCCTTGTGCATCAGCCGTAGCGGGAAGTTTGGCGAGTAATCTTTGTTCAGCACGAACGGCGCCTTATAGTCCGTTACGCCGGACCGGATCATCGACGCCTGGATCAGTTCGACCAGCTTCTCACGCGGAACCCCCAGTTTGCTGGTGAGCGTCAACCCTTCCGCAAAACCTTCAAAGATCAGTGCGATCATCAGGTTCATGCCGATCTTCGCTGCTTCACCCAGGCCCTGCTCGCCCACGTGAATGTACTTTTTCCCCATCACGGCAAATAGAGGCTTCACCTTCTCGACCGACTCCGCCCGGCCTCCAACGATGAACAGCAACGTTCCCTGCTCTGCCCCAATCTTCGATCCCGTTATCGGCGCATCGACGAGATCGGCGCCCTTCGCCCGAATCCGCTCCGCAAACTCCTTGCTCGCGCTCGGCAGAATCGTGCTCGAGTCCACCACGATCATTCCCGGTCGCAGGCTAC
Encoded here:
- a CDS encoding glycosyltransferase family 39 protein — encoded protein: MRVEKWLRSDEGILFLIAVLFVIAHFATNSAYGFHRDELATLDDARHMAWGFVAYPPFAPAIGRLEMALFGVSTFAVRVVPTLALALVVFVSGLIARELGGGRKAQVLTAVAVSMVPIVSIETNVLQYVSFDYLFGVLLTYCVVRLLNSQDPRWWVAIGAVIGLGMMNKYTMAFFVVGLAVGVLLTPARRLLLNRWLLIGVVLSLLIFLPNLIWQVQHDFITLTFLKYIHARDIRWGRTKGFLPEQTFVCTNILMLPLVFMGLWFYFTNGRKYRPLGWMFLGTLILFVIARARSYYLGPLYPMVLAAGAVLWERWVWTRSRGVNVGIQAVTWLFVAAGSVLTFALFTPIAPVNSAIFKATAKVQQNYVEEIGWTDLVQTVAHVYESIPADERSRTGIMVGNYGEAGAIDLLGPRYGLPAAISGTNSLWYRTYPKTEPQTLIVVGWDADDVNRLFQSCELVAHNTNSYGVINEESQYHPDIFLCRQMRIPWYKFWPLFQRFG
- a CDS encoding NAD(P)-dependent oxidoreductase yields the protein MRIAFVGLGIMGGPMAANLVKAGHEVKAYNRSKGKEVPGAKAAATPAEAARDADVVWICVADTKAVEQVLFGKDGVEGSLRPGMIVVDSSTILPSASKEFAERIRAKGADLVDAPITGSKIGAEQGTLLFIVGGRAESVEKVKPLFAVMGKKYIHVGEQGLGEAAKIGMNLMIALIFEGFAEGLTLTSKLGVPREKLVELIQASMIRSGVTDYKAPFVLNKDYSPNFPLRLMHKDIHIMLDAAETAGVRLPGLEKVEEVYEASVAEGWKDLDYAATIGVIEKWAGIK